The Nitrospira tepida genome includes a window with the following:
- a CDS encoding c-type cytochrome: MSRDPVAEGRALFNGKGACNTCHGRDADMFTDVRQEILFGVAPGYIPPIITPFAGPSPRRVPPNLRDWFALRIRTDLELYRAIKDGIGGSTMTGTRHLSDREISDLIAYLNSLR, translated from the coding sequence TTGTCCAGAGATCCGGTCGCCGAAGGGCGGGCCCTGTTCAACGGCAAGGGGGCCTGCAACACCTGCCACGGTCGGGATGCCGACATGTTTACGGATGTGAGGCAAGAGATATTGTTCGGTGTCGCGCCGGGCTATATCCCGCCCATCATCACGCCCTTTGCCGGACCTTCTCCGCGCCGCGTGCCGCCGAACCTGCGTGATTGGTTCGCACTCCGGATCAGAACCGACCTGGAACTCTACCGCGCGATCAAGGACGGCATCGGCGGTTCGACCATGACCGGCACGCGCCACCTCTCCGACCGCGAAATCTCCGACCTCATCGCCTATCTGAATTCGCTGCGCTAG